One Propionispora hippei DSM 15287 genomic window carries:
- a CDS encoding DUF3267 domain-containing protein produces the protein MFIPGFLISIITFPGVIVHEIAHQFFCRLFRVAVVNVCYFRVGNPAGYVIHETPKNLWHQLFIAIGPFIINTVLGAVIAFPAAMKYHFSSMGILDGLLMWVGISIAMHSFPSSGDAKSIWNATKQAPFLVKTVGFPLVGLIYLGAVGSFFWLDLAYGVVVSNFIPDLLVKALL, from the coding sequence ATGTTTATTCCAGGATTTCTTATTAGTATTATTACGTTTCCAGGAGTTATTGTACATGAGATTGCACATCAGTTTTTTTGCCGCTTATTCAGAGTTGCGGTTGTGAACGTCTGTTATTTTAGGGTTGGAAATCCGGCCGGTTATGTAATTCATGAAACGCCTAAAAATTTATGGCATCAATTGTTCATTGCTATTGGTCCCTTTATTATAAATACAGTGCTAGGAGCGGTTATTGCTTTTCCGGCCGCTATGAAATACCACTTTTCTTCTATGGGAATTTTGGATGGGCTATTAATGTGGGTGGGAATTTCTATTGCTATGCATTCGTTTCCGAGTAGCGGAGATGCCAAGAGTATATGGAATGCAACGAAACAAGCCCCTTTTTTGGTCAAAACGGTGGGTTTTCCTCTGGTAGGCTTAATTTATCTTGGAGCTGTGGGTTCATTTTTCTGGCTTGACCTGGCATATGGAGTTGTCGTAAGCAATTTCATACCCGATCTTTTAGTAAAAGCTTTATTATAG